In Aminobacterium sp. MB27-C1, a single genomic region encodes these proteins:
- a CDS encoding metallophosphoesterase: protein MTLPRIKRSEGGFIAAYIGLYAALSFFLYFYFQLKGLPPFSWKTLAIAWGLGTAFIVVSVIPARWSSPLLYKVHTILAWISLTGIAFGFYFILISVLFDILLVILPISFPFPFWELFLAALIALLLTYYGYKESMKIRSINIEFPTKKLPEGIERFRILQISDLHLGMLINKKMLQQIMQQIQEENPDVIVSTGDLLDGEIEDIETISEMMLHFNPPYGKFAVTGNHEFYAGIEHALDFTGRAGFEVLRGAIVPVGPISIAGVDDPGGHFILGQTEIDESELLQEADTSRFTLLLKHRPLVHRDAVGKFDLQLSGHVHHGQLFPFMVFTWLFYKHTVGMLDLGKGSWLYVSRGTGTWGPPVRILAFPELTIIDLVSDKKMVDRTGIEPVTP, encoded by the coding sequence ATGACTTTGCCTAGAATTAAACGATCTGAAGGCGGTTTTATCGCTGCCTATATTGGTTTATATGCAGCCCTTTCTTTTTTTCTCTACTTTTACTTTCAATTGAAAGGGCTTCCCCCCTTTTCGTGGAAAACTCTTGCTATTGCCTGGGGCTTAGGAACAGCATTTATCGTAGTTTCAGTAATTCCAGCTCGCTGGTCTTCTCCACTGCTCTACAAGGTTCATACTATTTTAGCTTGGATAAGTCTTACAGGGATAGCCTTTGGTTTCTATTTCATCCTTATCTCTGTTCTCTTCGATATATTACTTGTTATTTTACCGATTTCTTTCCCATTCCCTTTTTGGGAGCTTTTCCTGGCTGCTTTAATAGCATTACTTCTAACTTATTATGGTTATAAAGAGAGCATGAAAATACGAAGTATCAACATTGAATTTCCAACCAAAAAGTTACCTGAAGGTATTGAACGTTTTCGAATTCTGCAAATATCAGACTTGCATCTTGGCATGCTTATAAATAAAAAAATGTTGCAACAGATTATGCAACAAATACAAGAAGAAAATCCAGATGTAATTGTTTCGACGGGAGATCTTCTTGATGGAGAAATTGAAGATATAGAAACAATTTCTGAGATGATGCTCCACTTTAATCCGCCTTATGGGAAATTTGCTGTTACTGGAAATCATGAGTTTTATGCAGGTATAGAACATGCTCTTGATTTTACAGGGCGCGCTGGCTTTGAAGTGTTAAGAGGGGCAATAGTTCCTGTAGGTCCCATTTCTATTGCAGGGGTAGATGATCCGGGTGGGCATTTTATTTTAGGACAAACAGAGATAGACGAAAGCGAGCTATTACAGGAAGCTGACACATCTCGTTTTACATTGTTACTTAAACATCGCCCATTAGTACATCGTGATGCTGTAGGAAAATTTGATTTACAACTTTCAGGGCACGTACACCATGGCCAACTCTTCCCTTTTATGGTATTTACTTGGCTTTTCTATAAACACACTGTTGGAATGCTGGATCTTGGAAAGGGGTCTTGGCTTTATGTAAGTCGAGGGACCGGTACATGGGGGCCTCCTGTGCGAATCTTGGCTTTTCCCGAGCTGACAATAATAGATTTGGTTTCAGACAAAAAAATGGTGGACCGTACAGGAATCGAACCTGTAACCCCCTGA
- the cls gene encoding cardiolipin synthase, with amino-acid sequence MRFSLKALLVTIFILAILFSIPWVWINIESLAVMTIEGEIAVAPTFFKLVHMGWLLFLDYIPYIFTLYIIAAAGVIFMEEKNPDRTIAWLLALILVPVIGFLFYFLLGPDPKRRAVFKRYKKKRFYRSIFRECPAPALDLYSEDIPCRLVSLLEQTSHSRLTYRNSVDMLLNGDEVFPAIAEALQEAKHYIHLEYFSIANDKTGEKLLEILQQKAAEGVSVRVIYDSVGSWRLGRRFVKKLREQGIDAQPFLPVSFPMVRRDLNFRNHRKIIVVDGKVAFTGGLNIGDTYRGLNPKMGFWRDTHIRIHGEAVASLHEVFLNDWFFCTGHSLPETETYLNGSALPETTMPIQVAASGPDSDWRAILQGYFYFITAARKRVWITTPYLVPDDSLKTALTTAALSGVDVRIIIPSRPDHKVVFWATRSNIDDLLRAGVRIFTYGNGFIHSKLMMVDGKWVSVGTTNLDNRSLDINFEVQVFIYNRMKTKEFEKQFLEDLKVCTELDLRSRSERPLHERVRESLGRLWSALL; translated from the coding sequence TTGCGTTTTTCCTTAAAAGCATTGCTCGTAACGATTTTTATTCTTGCTATCCTCTTCTCTATCCCATGGGTATGGATCAATATAGAATCACTCGCTGTCATGACAATCGAAGGAGAAATTGCAGTAGCTCCTACTTTCTTCAAACTTGTTCATATGGGATGGCTGCTTTTTCTCGACTACATTCCCTACATTTTTACACTTTATATTATTGCAGCTGCCGGCGTTATTTTTATGGAAGAAAAAAACCCAGACCGTACTATTGCCTGGCTTTTGGCTTTAATCCTTGTCCCCGTCATAGGTTTTTTGTTTTATTTTCTTTTAGGCCCGGATCCCAAACGAAGAGCGGTTTTTAAGCGTTATAAGAAAAAACGGTTTTATCGCTCTATTTTTAGGGAATGTCCTGCTCCTGCCCTTGATCTCTATAGTGAAGATATTCCATGTCGACTTGTTTCTTTACTAGAGCAAACATCTCATAGTCGCCTAACCTATCGAAATTCGGTCGATATGCTGCTTAATGGTGATGAAGTTTTTCCTGCTATAGCTGAAGCTTTACAAGAGGCAAAGCACTATATTCATTTAGAGTATTTCTCGATAGCTAATGACAAAACTGGAGAAAAACTTCTTGAAATTCTTCAACAGAAAGCTGCTGAAGGTGTTAGTGTTCGAGTTATATATGATAGTGTCGGTAGTTGGCGTTTAGGGCGCCGTTTCGTAAAGAAACTTAGGGAACAAGGTATAGATGCTCAACCGTTTTTACCCGTTTCCTTCCCGATGGTTCGTCGTGATTTGAACTTTCGTAACCACCGAAAAATTATTGTTGTTGATGGCAAGGTGGCTTTTACGGGAGGCCTTAACATAGGAGACACATATCGTGGTTTAAATCCCAAGATGGGATTTTGGAGAGATACGCACATTCGCATTCATGGCGAGGCTGTTGCTTCTCTTCACGAAGTCTTTCTAAACGATTGGTTTTTCTGTACAGGACATAGCTTGCCTGAAACAGAAACTTATTTAAATGGTAGCGCACTTCCAGAAACAACAATGCCGATTCAAGTGGCAGCAAGCGGTCCTGATTCAGATTGGCGTGCAATATTGCAAGGATACTTTTATTTTATTACAGCAGCACGAAAACGCGTCTGGATTACAACACCCTACCTTGTCCCTGATGATAGCCTGAAAACAGCCCTTACGACAGCTGCTCTAAGTGGTGTAGATGTACGAATTATTATTCCTTCTCGACCTGACCATAAGGTAGTTTTTTGGGCAACTCGATCGAATATAGACGATTTACTTCGGGCAGGTGTTCGTATATTTACTTATGGCAATGGTTTTATCCATTCAAAACTTATGATGGTTGATGGTAAGTGGGTTTCTGTAGGAACCACAAATCTCGATAACCGAAGCCTCGATATAAATTTTGAAGTGCAGGTTTTCATTTATAACAGGATGAAGACGAAAGAGTTTGAAAAACAATTCCTTGAAGATCTTAAGGTTTGCACTGAACTTGATTTACGTTCCCGATCTGAGCGGCCTCTTCATGAGCGAGTTCGGGAATCTCTAGGAAGGCTTTGGTCGGCGCTATTATAA
- a CDS encoding DEAD/DEAH box helicase, which produces MNPLELCRTVEERYRSYLMTTYRFKDPEFNSSFGTALARSNLAKGPYLEASPPFMKGGKPKDLFLELLGHPVDKGFLDAVKGNRNLYLHQERSVKAVHSNQNVIVSTGTGSGKTESFLLPILLHLYQEYEMGTLAPGVRALILYPMNALANDQRDRLGEISEIIYQSDSSFRFTFGQYIGETPQNIKDHHRGGETRARERRPGELVFREEMRQTPPHILLTNFSMLEYLLLRPDDHPLFSGESARKWKFIVLDEVHQYRGSIGIEMSMLLRRLKQRLFEEGKTSSFTCIGTSATLADGEKGFPAVAEFASTLYGEPFLKENIIEGATQKIQDKSTYTLTAEDYLKIASKIYEEDQLQKTLDDTVGKYNIVPLDEGKPLEIQLGHLLLHDNRSFRIRTLVEGNPTDVQELADVVFDDIPVDERNKALYALIECLSWAKDPQNEEPFGSPRYHFFLRALEGAFISYLPEKKVSIDRSFGSSEGMMFETAVCRECGQAYFVGRLISDGSMQYFKEAVKDPGDSKYQIDYLRPLEKDFEEEMEENHPNEDLDIGYLCPVCGAYGEFTPPDCGHKENIMLRVILEASSDDPRSQDRPFKCQACGASSPNTPIRNVVSGSDAPHSVIATTLHECLPEDRRKLLAFADGRQEAAFFAWYLENTYDGFFQRHLIHVALKKLSDIDTEEISVEDLVSQLMKVSSGYKLFGKNVTITKKKEQCWTWILKEFFETSRRVSLEGVGLLQWNLKLPEDFPVPTELLELPFEFTHEEVLELIRFLLDYSRRQHAVEFSDPSEDLVNWDQFGFGTHQDQIILGKPNRMVSTHSWTGRGNRRQFLKKILVARGMGKDFADRCAERFLNLIWDAILEWDTTCTEDDNDKLFIPSGRDGFRLNLRWYRVKSTEKEKLYKCSLCNQIQPYPLLGYCQKPNCKGIIFQVPSSVLSFNHYRRLYLGGLPSKMRVEEHTAQLNHEKARSFQKDFKEGKIHVLSCSTTFELGVDLGTLDNVFLRNVPPESFNYAQRVGRAGRRRGYPGFAITFCKRSPHDLYHFSEPLNIIRGTIKPPVINIVNKKILIRHATALVLSHYFRKYPERFKNVEALFGLDLLEPKTVEELVKHVKNNLAELHSSLARIIPKGYTEDMGIDENDTWIDYVCGGSSRIAEAEKIFQSDYKETWEFEKKSSSKGNYDAAKWAKRMLATMKSEDTLSFLSKTTVIPKYGFPVDVVDLDTRGARGVSAGQEIQLQRDLSIAISEFAPTSSVIANKKEWKSYGLKKVASKEWEKRYYKRCPEHNCFVQWREGQPEPELECGCDWEKKTYIIPSFGFVVSSKEIIKEPKVRPGRMFSTKPYFAGALPDSLNKPDIHLFTETDPLIKLKPAQPGLMAVLCEGKKENAFYICEKCGYGTTKLPSDPSHTNARGEKCNGKLSVYSLGHEFITDVLELRLLLPASPGTHILSLGMSLAYAIAEGAAQALGIPSNDLNTAIGEIPSVTREVPPILLYDAVPGGAGIVSSLEKPEIIVDTLRFALKRVSGSCGCDPDTSCYGCLRSYKNQFAHHFLKRGLAKEYLERLLVLIDEF; this is translated from the coding sequence TTGAATCCTCTTGAACTTTGTAGAACAGTGGAAGAAAGATACCGCAGCTACCTAATGACAACATATCGGTTCAAGGATCCGGAATTTAATTCTTCTTTTGGAACAGCCCTTGCCAGAAGTAACCTTGCTAAAGGGCCTTACCTTGAAGCTTCCCCGCCCTTTATGAAGGGGGGAAAACCAAAGGACCTTTTTCTGGAATTGCTGGGCCATCCTGTAGATAAAGGATTTCTTGATGCAGTAAAAGGAAACAGAAATCTGTATTTACACCAGGAACGCTCAGTAAAAGCGGTTCATTCGAATCAGAACGTTATTGTATCAACGGGAACCGGGAGCGGGAAGACAGAATCTTTTCTGCTGCCGATTCTGCTTCACCTCTATCAGGAATATGAAATGGGAACTCTGGCTCCTGGAGTCAGGGCCCTTATCCTTTATCCAATGAATGCCCTCGCAAATGATCAGAGAGATCGTCTTGGGGAGATATCAGAAATTATTTATCAAAGTGATTCCTCCTTTAGATTCACCTTTGGACAATACATTGGGGAAACCCCCCAAAACATAAAAGATCATCACAGAGGTGGCGAGACAAGGGCAAGAGAACGCCGACCTGGAGAACTTGTTTTTCGCGAGGAAATGAGACAAACTCCTCCACACATACTTCTTACCAATTTTTCAATGCTTGAATACCTGCTTCTTCGCCCGGATGATCATCCATTGTTCTCAGGAGAATCAGCGAGGAAGTGGAAATTTATCGTCTTAGATGAAGTTCATCAATATCGTGGATCTATCGGCATCGAGATGTCAATGCTTCTCAGACGTCTTAAACAGAGGCTTTTTGAAGAAGGGAAAACGAGTTCCTTTACGTGTATCGGTACCAGTGCAACCCTAGCGGACGGTGAAAAGGGATTTCCTGCCGTTGCTGAATTTGCTTCAACCCTCTATGGTGAACCATTCTTGAAAGAAAACATAATTGAGGGCGCAACTCAGAAAATACAAGATAAATCTACATATACTTTGACGGCTGAAGATTATCTTAAAATTGCTTCTAAGATTTATGAAGAGGACCAACTTCAGAAAACTCTTGATGATACAGTTGGCAAGTACAATATTGTTCCCTTGGATGAAGGTAAACCGCTGGAAATACAGTTAGGCCATCTGTTACTGCACGATAACAGGAGTTTTAGAATAAGGACTTTGGTCGAAGGAAATCCTACAGATGTCCAGGAACTTGCTGATGTTGTGTTTGATGACATTCCCGTAGATGAGAGAAACAAAGCCCTCTATGCTCTTATTGAATGCCTTTCCTGGGCAAAAGATCCCCAGAATGAGGAACCCTTTGGTTCTCCCCGGTACCATTTTTTCTTGAGAGCGCTTGAGGGCGCTTTTATCAGTTATCTGCCGGAGAAAAAAGTTTCAATTGACAGGTCTTTCGGATCCTCGGAGGGTATGATGTTTGAAACTGCTGTGTGCAGAGAATGTGGTCAGGCTTATTTTGTAGGCAGACTTATTTCTGATGGATCTATGCAGTATTTTAAAGAAGCAGTAAAAGATCCTGGCGATAGCAAGTACCAAATCGACTACTTAAGACCCCTCGAAAAGGATTTTGAAGAAGAAATGGAAGAGAACCACCCGAATGAAGATTTGGATATTGGATATCTATGCCCTGTCTGCGGCGCTTATGGAGAGTTTACTCCTCCCGACTGTGGCCACAAAGAAAATATTATGCTACGAGTAATTCTTGAAGCGTCTTCTGATGATCCAAGATCTCAAGACAGGCCCTTTAAGTGTCAGGCATGCGGAGCTTCCTCTCCCAATACGCCTATAAGGAACGTGGTCTCCGGAAGCGATGCCCCACATTCTGTAATTGCAACAACACTCCATGAATGTTTGCCGGAAGATAGAAGAAAACTATTAGCCTTTGCTGATGGTAGGCAAGAAGCCGCATTCTTCGCATGGTACCTGGAGAATACTTATGATGGGTTTTTCCAGAGACATCTTATCCATGTTGCCTTGAAAAAACTTAGCGATATTGACACCGAAGAAATATCGGTGGAAGACCTGGTATCTCAACTGATGAAAGTGTCTTCGGGCTATAAACTCTTTGGTAAGAATGTAACAATAACCAAGAAGAAAGAACAGTGCTGGACTTGGATTCTGAAAGAATTCTTCGAGACAAGCAGGAGGGTTTCCCTTGAAGGAGTTGGCTTGCTTCAGTGGAATTTAAAACTTCCCGAAGATTTTCCTGTTCCGACAGAGCTGCTTGAGTTACCCTTTGAATTTACACACGAAGAAGTTCTGGAGCTTATCCGTTTTCTACTTGATTATTCAAGGCGACAGCATGCTGTGGAGTTCTCAGATCCTTCTGAAGATCTCGTCAACTGGGACCAGTTTGGATTTGGAACACATCAAGATCAGATCATCCTTGGAAAGCCCAACAGGATGGTATCTACCCACAGTTGGACCGGGAGAGGCAACAGAAGGCAATTCCTCAAGAAAATACTGGTTGCCCGCGGTATGGGAAAGGATTTTGCCGATAGATGCGCCGAACGATTTCTAAATCTTATATGGGATGCAATTCTGGAGTGGGATACCACATGTACGGAAGATGACAATGACAAGTTGTTCATACCTTCCGGTCGCGATGGTTTTAGACTGAATCTAAGGTGGTATAGAGTCAAATCAACGGAAAAAGAAAAGCTCTATAAATGCTCCCTCTGCAATCAAATACAGCCTTACCCATTGCTTGGGTACTGTCAAAAACCAAACTGCAAAGGAATCATATTCCAAGTTCCAAGTTCAGTATTGTCTTTTAACCATTATCGGAGGCTATATCTTGGTGGGCTTCCTAGCAAAATGAGAGTGGAAGAACATACGGCCCAGTTAAATCATGAAAAAGCACGGTCTTTCCAGAAAGATTTTAAGGAAGGGAAGATCCATGTACTGAGCTGTTCTACTACTTTTGAACTAGGCGTTGACCTGGGAACCCTGGACAACGTCTTTTTGAGAAACGTCCCCCCAGAGTCATTTAACTATGCTCAAAGGGTAGGAAGGGCCGGAAGACGAAGGGGATACCCCGGGTTTGCCATAACCTTTTGCAAAAGATCCCCTCATGATCTTTATCACTTTTCGGAACCGTTAAATATAATCAGGGGTACCATAAAACCACCCGTGATTAATATCGTAAATAAGAAGATCCTTATTCGCCATGCTACTGCTTTGGTCCTTTCTCATTATTTCAGGAAATATCCAGAACGTTTTAAAAACGTTGAAGCTTTATTCGGCCTGGATCTACTGGAGCCTAAGACAGTAGAAGAGCTTGTAAAACATGTGAAAAACAATCTTGCCGAGCTTCACTCTTCACTCGCAAGAATTATCCCCAAAGGTTACACAGAGGATATGGGGATAGATGAAAACGATACTTGGATAGATTATGTTTGTGGTGGAAGCAGTCGTATTGCAGAAGCTGAGAAGATTTTTCAGTCCGATTATAAGGAAACTTGGGAATTTGAGAAAAAATCTTCCAGCAAAGGAAACTATGATGCTGCAAAGTGGGCAAAAAGAATGCTTGCGACAATGAAATCAGAAGATACTCTTTCCTTCCTGTCAAAAACAACAGTTATTCCAAAATATGGATTCCCTGTAGATGTAGTTGATCTTGATACACGGGGCGCTAGGGGAGTTTCAGCGGGCCAAGAAATTCAGCTCCAGAGGGATCTTTCCATAGCTATATCTGAATTTGCCCCGACAAGCTCTGTTATCGCAAACAAAAAAGAATGGAAATCCTATGGTCTTAAGAAAGTGGCAAGCAAGGAATGGGAAAAGAGATATTATAAGAGATGTCCGGAACATAACTGCTTTGTCCAATGGAGAGAGGGTCAACCAGAACCAGAACTGGAGTGTGGATGCGACTGGGAGAAGAAAACGTATATTATCCCCTCTTTTGGTTTCGTTGTTTCAAGTAAGGAGATAATTAAGGAACCTAAAGTCAGACCCGGCAGGATGTTCTCAACAAAACCTTATTTTGCAGGGGCACTTCCCGATAGCTTAAATAAACCGGATATTCATCTTTTTACCGAAACAGATCCGTTAATCAAGCTAAAACCTGCACAGCCAGGATTAATGGCTGTGCTATGTGAAGGTAAAAAAGAAAATGCTTTCTACATATGTGAAAAGTGTGGGTATGGAACCACCAAATTACCTTCCGATCCGTCACATACAAATGCAAGGGGAGAAAAGTGTAACGGAAAACTGAGCGTATATTCTCTCGGACATGAATTTATTACAGACGTTCTGGAACTTCGTCTTTTGCTTCCGGCATCACCCGGAACACATATCCTCTCATTAGGTATGTCATTGGCATATGCTATTGCAGAAGGAGCAGCACAGGCTCTTGGGATCCCTTCTAATGATCTGAATACTGCCATCGGGGAAATACCAAGTGTGACTAGAGAAGTACCTCCCATACTTCTTTACGATGCGGTTCCAGGAGGGGCCGGTATTGTGAGTAGTCTGGAAAAACCCGAAATTATTGTTGATACTCTGAGGTTTGCTCTGAAAAGAGTATCTGGTTCTTGTGGGTGTGATCCAGATACAAGCTGTTACGGCTGTTTAAGAAGTTATAAAAACCAGTTTGCCCATCATTTCCTCAAAAGAGGTCTTGCAAAAGAATATCTTGAGAGGTTGCTTGTTTTAATTGATGAGTTTTAA